CCGAGGATATCCTCGAAGGAGAAACGCGCCCCGGCACGTTCGCGCTGCAGATAAGACTCCATCTCCTCACGCTCTTCCGTACGGCGCAGCGCCTTGATGCTGAGGCCGATCTTGCGCTCCTTCGTGTCGATGCTCGACACTTCGGCTTCGACCTCCTGACCGGGCTGGAAGAGAGTCTGCGGCTTCTCGACGCGCTCGTTGCTGAGCTGCGAGACGTGGATGAGTCCCTCGATGCCATCCTCGATCTCGACAAACACCCCGAAATCCGTGACGCTCGTGACCTTGCCGCGCACCCGGCCGCCGGCGGGATAGCGCACCGACAGCGACGCCCAGGGATCCTCGGTCAGTTGCTTGACGCCCAGGGCAACGCGCTCGTTGGGCACATCGATATCGAGCACCACCGCCTCGATCGGATCGCCCTTCTTGTAGATCTCCGAAGGGTGCTTGACCTTGCGGGTCCAGTGCAGGTCGGAGACGTGCACCAACCCGTCGATGCCCTCCTCGATGCCGACGAAGACGCCGAACTCGGTGATGTGCTTGACGCTGCCCGCGACACGGCTGCCGACCGGATGGTCGATGCGGAGCAATTCCCAGGGATTGGGCGCCGCCTGCTTCAGGCCGAGGGAGATGCGCCGATTGACCGGATCGACGTCGAGGACGAGCACATCGACCTCCTGGCCGATCTCGACCACCTTTGAGGGATGCGTGACACGTTTCGTCCACGACATCTCCGACACGTGCACCAGCCCCTCGACGCCCGGCTCGAGTTCCACGAAGGCGCCATAGTCGGCGAGGCTGACCACCTTGCCGTGGATGCGGATGCCGATGGGATAGCGCTCGGAGACGCTCGACCACGGATCGGGTTGGATCTGCTTCATGCCGAGCGAGACGCGACCGCGTTCGGCGTCGTACTTGAGTACCACAACCTTGACGCGCTCGGCGACCTTGACAATGTCCGCCGGCTTGGCGACTCGCCCCCAGGACATATCGGTGACGTGCAGCAATCCGTCGATGCCCCCGAGATCGACGAACGCCCCGTACTCGGTAATGTTCTTCACCACGCCCTCGAGGATGACGCCTTCCTCGAGCACCTTCAGCGTTTCTTCCTTGAGAGCTTCGCGCTCGCGCTCCAGCACGGCGCGGCGCGACACCACGACGTTGCCGCGGGCCCGATTGAACTTGAGGATGGCGAAGCGGCCCCGCTGGCCAACGTACCGGTCGAGGTTGCGTGGCGGCCGCAGGTCGGCGTGCGAACCCGGCAGGAAAGCCGGAACGCCCACATCGACCTTGAGACCGCCTTTCACCTTGCCGACGATGGTACCCTCGACGGCGCCGTCGCGCTGGAATGCCTGCTCGATCTCCCGCCACACCTTGAGTTGCTCGGCCTTGGCGCGCGAGAGCTGCACCCCGCCGTGCTCCGTGTCGGTCCCGTCGAAGAAGACGTCAATCTCGTCGCCCTCGGCGACCAGGACGTGTCCGTCCCGATCCATGAACTCGTCGATGTTGATGACGCCCTCGGACTTGAATCCGATGTCCACCGTTACCGCGTCGCGCGCCACCTTGACGACGCGGCCGCGCACTACTTCGCCGGGACGTACGGCCTGCAGGCTCTGCTCGAAAAGCGCGCCGAAGTCATTGTCGCCGGCGGTGGCGGCGGCGTTCTGTTGCTGTTCCATGTTGTTGGTACCCCCAGGGGATGTGATGTCAGTCATATCTTCGTCAATTCTGCCTTGCAAGCGCCGCGATGCGTCGTCGAACGAGATCGCGCAGCCCGCAGACAACCTCCTCGATAGATTTTTCCGTGGTGTCGACCACGACGGCGTCGGCCGCCGGGCACAAAGGCGAGTGCGCGCGCCCACGGTCGCGCGCGTCGCGCTCGGCAATCTCTCCGGCCATTGCGGCAACGGCCGCGGCACCGGCGTCCCCGAGTTCGGCCGCGCGCCGCCGGGCGCGCTCCGAGGCCGACGCATCGAGGAACACCTTCACGGGCGCCTCCGGAAACACGACCGTGCCGATGTCGCGTCCCTCCATCACCACCCCACCACCGGCCCCCATCGTCCGCTGCTTCGCCACCAGGCGCTCGCGCACCGCCGGCACGGCCGAAACCCGCGAGGCCTGCTGCGCCGCCGCCGGGGTTCGGATCGCCCGGCTGAGATCACGGCCATTGGCGAGGACTCTGCCGCCGTCGCCCGCGTCAACGAACTCGATCTCCGTCCGATCGCACAGAGCCGCCAACCCACCGACGTCGCCGATCGGTACACCGCCCTCCGCCGCGAGCACTCCGATGACGCGGTACATCGCGCCGGTATCCACGTAGCGATACCCGAGCGCCGTCGCCAGTCGCCGGCTGACCGTGCTCTTGCCGGACCCCGCCGGCCCATCGATCGCGACGACGATCGCCGTCACCGCCGCAGTCCCTCCAGACAGTCGAAGTAGCCGGGAAAGGTCTTCGCCACGCAGCCGGGTTCCCGGATCGCGATTCCCGGCACCCGCAGTCCGATGAGAGCAAAGCTCATGGCGATGCGGTGGTCGTCGTAGGTCTCCACCGTGCCGCCCCGCACCTCCGAGGGTTCGATGACGAGGCCGTCGGGCCGCTCGGCGACGCGCCCGCCGAGCCGCCGCAGCTCGGTAGCAACGGCGTGCAGACGATCGCTTTCCTGCAGGCGCGCATGGGCGATGTTGCGAATGATCACCGGCGACCGGGCAAACGGGGCGATCGCCGCCAGCGTCGGAGCCGTGTCCGAGATGGCGTTCATGTCGACCTCGATCCCCGTCAGTGCGGCACCGCCGCGAACCTCGACGAAGTCGTCTCCGCGAACGACCCGGGCGCCCATGCGCTCGAGTACGTCAGCGAAGGTCACGTCGCCCTGCAGTGAATCTCTACCGAGGCCCGGAACCCGCACCCGTCCCCCCGTCAGCGCCGCCGCAGCCAGGAAGTACTGCGCACTCGATGCGTCCGGCTCGATACGATAGGCGCGCCCGCAATAGCGCTGCGGCGGCACGGCGAACGACCGGTAGCCGTCGCGTTCCACGTGCACGCCGAACGCCGCCATCATCGCCACCGTCATATCGACGTACGGGGGAGTCACCAGCGAACCCTCCACCGCGATGCGCACGCCGTGACGCGCGTATGGTGCGACCATGAGCACCGCGGAGAGAAACTGACTGCTGCGGGAACCGACGATCCGCGCGTTACCGCCGAGAAGACCGTCGGCCTCCACCAGTACGGGCGGCGTGCCGCCCCCACTCTCGCTGCGCGCGCGCCCCCCGAGCTGCCCGAGGGCGTCGAGCAGATCCTGGATCGGGCGCTCCCGCATGCGCGCGCTGCCGTCGACGCGGAACCGACCGTGGCCGAGACACAGTGCCGCCACGATAAACCGCATCGCCGTCCCGGCATTGCCGACGAAAAGATCCGCGGTCGCTGCCGGCACCGCGCCTCCGCAG
This sequence is a window from Candidatus Binatia bacterium. Protein-coding genes within it:
- a CDS encoding 30S ribosomal protein S1, translating into MTDITSPGGTNNMEQQQNAAATAGDNDFGALFEQSLQAVRPGEVVRGRVVKVARDAVTVDIGFKSEGVINIDEFMDRDGHVLVAEGDEIDVFFDGTDTEHGGVQLSRAKAEQLKVWREIEQAFQRDGAVEGTIVGKVKGGLKVDVGVPAFLPGSHADLRPPRNLDRYVGQRGRFAILKFNRARGNVVVSRRAVLEREREALKEETLKVLEEGVILEGVVKNITEYGAFVDLGGIDGLLHVTDMSWGRVAKPADIVKVAERVKVVVLKYDAERGRVSLGMKQIQPDPWSSVSERYPIGIRIHGKVVSLADYGAFVELEPGVEGLVHVSEMSWTKRVTHPSKVVEIGQEVDVLVLDVDPVNRRISLGLKQAAPNPWELLRIDHPVGSRVAGSVKHITEFGVFVGIEEGIDGLVHVSDLHWTRKVKHPSEIYKKGDPIEAVVLDIDVPNERVALGVKQLTEDPWASLSVRYPAGGRVRGKVTSVTDFGVFVEIEDGIEGLIHVSQLSNERVEKPQTLFQPGQEVEAEVSSIDTKERKIGLSIKALRRTEEREEMESYLQRERAGARFSFEDILGQELRLDRDEVARQTPGGEDAPPKKDD
- the cmk gene encoding (d)CMP kinase codes for the protein MTAIVVAIDGPAGSGKSTVSRRLATALGYRYVDTGAMYRVIGVLAAEGGVPIGDVGGLAALCDRTEIEFVDAGDGGRVLANGRDLSRAIRTPAAAQQASRVSAVPAVRERLVAKQRTMGAGGGVVMEGRDIGTVVFPEAPVKVFLDASASERARRRAAELGDAGAAAVAAMAGEIAERDARDRGRAHSPLCPAADAVVVDTTEKSIEEVVCGLRDLVRRRIAALARQN
- the aroA gene encoding 3-phosphoshikimate 1-carboxyvinyltransferase; this encodes MSTDVRVIVPLQRAPDCEVRVPGSKSITNRAVLLAALAEGESTLDGVLFSDDTRFMLDAWHRLGIAVAVTEGAERCCVRGCGGAVPAATADLFVGNAGTAMRFIVAALCLGHGRFRVDGSARMRERPIQDLLDALGQLGGRARSESGGGTPPVLVEADGLLGGNARIVGSRSSQFLSAVLMVAPYARHGVRIAVEGSLVTPPYVDMTVAMMAAFGVHVERDGYRSFAVPPQRYCGRAYRIEPDASSAQYFLAAAALTGGRVRVPGLGRDSLQGDVTFADVLERMGARVVRGDDFVEVRGGAALTGIEVDMNAISDTAPTLAAIAPFARSPVIIRNIAHARLQESDRLHAVATELRRLGGRVAERPDGLVIEPSEVRGGTVETYDDHRIAMSFALIGLRVPGIAIREPGCVAKTFPGYFDCLEGLRR